The Vigna unguiculata cultivar IT97K-499-35 chromosome 1, ASM411807v1, whole genome shotgun sequence nucleotide sequence AATGAGGAGGCTATGGAGATTGGGGTAAATTTGTTCCTGCCACCATTGAATTGTCTATTTAATGATTGCCTTTATAATATGAAGTACACTTTGAGTATGCCAATAATTTGTTGCTTTGAAATCTGATTATTTGAAATCTGTTTTTACTGTTTTGAGTGCATATCTTAGTTAAAACAGTATTGTAGTTGGTGGTTGGTTCCCCTTGCTCGGTGGAAAAGCTTAACTCCCCTTACTCTGATTAGCTAGATAGTGATAGTTTTAGGACCGTTTCTACttaattttttgataatttgTAAATAGTTCAATTGTTTGTAGGAAAATCTATTCTAGGAAATCTATTGTTGTTAGTTAAGAAATCAAATAATGCATGGTCCATCAAATAATCACTACTAGAATCTATGCCTGCATATAATAAGTCCATGGCTACAGAAACATGTTACAAACCTACCTTATCAATTGCCATTTTCTCTAACTGAATCGACAAGTGCTGAATTTGTTCCTGTTGCCATTGAATTGCATATTTAATGATCCTTGAGTAGATATCATGATCCTTGAGCTATAGTGAGCAGAACATATGGGTTCCTAAAATCTGTTTGATTGAAATCTGTTTGTTCAATGTTCTGACTCCTTTTTAATCTCTTTGTTATGTTGGTTTGAAATCTGTTTGATGCTGGAATGAAGGTTCTGGTCTATGTTTAGTGCAGTGGGAAAGGAGTTATGGCAGGTTTAGTGGGAATTGGTGTTTGGAATTAGAAGAAAATGGAGTATATTGTATGGGAACGACAATGGGTGCATGATTTCTGTTGCCATTTAAAACCCTTTTACAAAATGCATAGAATTAGATTTATTTTGCTGCTTTGCCGATTTTGTGAGTTCTTCAAGCAATTTCGTTTGTGAGCTGGTTTGTTGATTTGAGTCTAGACACCTTTCTCTTGACCAAGTACTTTAACTTATATGATCACTTTCAATTTGCTTATTTGAGTCTGAACTAATTGTTGGTGTACTGGTTTACCATTTTAAGTTGTCGTAATTTGTTGCTTTGGCGGTCTTTTGCCCTTCTAATTTAATGtaggaaaaaatatatgagCTAATGTTGAATAACCCAGATATTGCATCAGATATATCTCCAAATGATCCAGTTGGTCTCATATTTGGTAAGGAGCATCCAGGTCAGGTCAGAGGATTGTCACATGGAGCTTGTCCCACTCTTGCATTTAAGCAATCCACTACAAGGTTAAATGGTATGAATTTTGCTTCATGTAGTGCAACATCAAAAAATACGGATGAGAAGTTTCTAATGATGGAAAATGAGCTCACAACTCTCAAAAACCAAATGCAAACATTGGTTGCCTACATTGCTTCTAGAGATGACGTTCCTGACCATTTTGCTGCTATGGTTGCTGGTTTGGTACATACTTTGGTTAATGaggtaaaaattaataatttatttaacaaattacaTAAGTTTATTATAATACACATGTAAATTTGAATaagttataagttttttttttattccaggTACCCGATGTTGGAAGTGGTGCTCCATCACCTATTGGTATAAGAAGATCAAGCGATACAGAAAAGACAAGTTAGGAACATAGCTATAGGAACATAGCTCTAGAAATTTAGGAAAATGTATTATAGTAATGTTTTAGATCTTTTTTTGGCTTTTGTTTTCAATGTGAAAACTTTTGGATGGTGTTTTGATATCAACTTTTTAACATGAAATATGATTTATGAATGAAAGTATTAATGATCAAGATGTTctctatgatttttttaattttatgcgaaACATGTTCAATAATAATGGAAAGCAGGTTacatacaaataatattaaaaaaatcacattcaaATTATGGCAGTTGAAACGTTGTACAACACATTCATATAGTGcaaataatgatatttctataTGTTGTATTTCGCAtgataattctttaaaaataaacaaattaagacGGTTTTCACTGCCATTATTTGCGCACAAAATACGACGGTTCGAACTACCATGATTTGCGCAATGCATTTAATGGCGGGTGTTGCAGCGTTTCGTCCAAGACCGCCGTATTATTCATTGTGGCGGCAGGATATATGGCGGCACCCGTATCCGACATACGCACAAAATATGGCAGTCAAAACCGCTATTTTATACCCCAAATAACCGTCGTATTTAACGAATTTTTTTAGTGAGATGAAGATGCTATATGAGaactgttatttattttttaaaaaattgtcattatAATATTGACTAAATtgacataaattaaattaaaataataaaaattttatttaacaacgACTTAATCAACTctaaattaaatacattttaaaacaaaaaagttgaCACTAAACTACCTTTtttgactaaaaataatttaaaaattattaatgaattagCGTCTGACACTagttatatattgttttaaagtttgttACGCGTGcaacaaaaatttaacaacATAAACTTTTACGTGTTAGGATAGATTTTTGATCAATActaaatctttattttcttgtaCTCAATATATAtgggtttatttttttttaagggaCATCTGTCCtgtaataaaagttaatttagaGAAGTTAACATATTGAAGTCTTACTCAAATCATAAATGATAGAACATAAGGAACCTTGATTTTAGAGGTTAAGGGtcgaagaaaaagaagataaccTACATTTTGTATTGCAACGGCAATGGCGAAATTTGGACAAAAGATATGAGAtgccaaattaaattttttaaatataattatttttttagttatttttttatattttttctcttcattttctctacataaaacaaacacacataatagtagaattaaaaaaaatgattatcatttactgttatatcatgataccaaaccaCGAATACCATTTTGGATAAACTatttgtaaggcccatttattCTGCTCCCTTGCTTTAAGGGCTGCCTTACAAcagttgggcctaaaggctagCCCAAAGGATAAGAACCATCCCTTGTTGCCGTAATTCACACTTCCACTCATTTTCAGAAAAACCTAGGACTGCTGCCGTCTCCCTCCGCTGCCCAAAAGAGTTCTGCTAGGGTTCACACTTTCTCGATCAAACAAAGCTAAACTCCGTTCCTATATTCCACGTAAGTATCCCTTTAGCTAAGACTTATCCTTCCCCAACTACAGTCCTAATATTCCAGTAAGGGTTTGGTAGTAATCTTACTTTGGTTTGTTCCATCGTGTTTCCAGTTTGGGGGTTTGCCGTAGAATTGTGGTGCTCCCGGCTACATATTGAAGTTCTGCTAGTTTTTTCAAGTAGGGAAGCTCTGGCTCATTCTCGTGTTTCATTTCATTCCTGTCATGCAACTGTTATTTTGATGTTATGTGGCTGGTGTGATGCTATGATAGCTGTGAATGTATGAATATTGGTTTGGACTGGCGTGGGTAACTGTTGcaggaaaacagtggcgagacctgctgatctcgcccaagcgagccagtctcgctaGGCGAGATGAACAGGGACTCGCTCAAACCCTCTGTACGTGAaaggtcgctcaggcgaccaactCAGTtcttttgagcgagcgagtatctcgcccaagcgagaggggtctcgcctaagcgagatcccgcgttagCTCCTGTTTcctttttcgagccctcgcctaggtgaAGGGGGCTCgtctgagcgagcacgtctcgcctgagcaagacccttcagcctgagcaaGGGGTTGGGCGAGGCAATACGCTATTTGGTTGCTTGGTTGCTTTTGGATGATTGATATttgtttgggtatgattgttatgttgagaaatatatataatggattgcTATGCATGCGTGACATAATTCATGAATGGTGAATGATGGATATTGtgggaacttggcatgtgaaataaATGAGTGGGTTGGAATTAAAgtgacatggtattgatatgagatgaggccctatacTCATGGGGTGGTAATGACCAGAGGTGTGGATTCAACATGTGATACGAATGAGGATTTATTCTCAAAGGTTGGCATGGAATTATGATCATGATTAGTGTTTtcttattgttgatttatgatttttggtccgtgtcagtgtgtaattccttggagtctctaggtgagaccttcggggttgcgcttcagtggtcaggacataattccatggcccctgttagtgggtgcccatggtggtgccccatctgtataactaggtaaggattcaaggtaaggttgcatcctgacactctaaggagtcagttagtctcacctaaagcagactgactcctgtggtgagagtagcaggaggcctgaaattcattaagggctaaccttgtggtgagggaaattgattcattgtaacacttgtaacacatagctcgggggtgagcagaggtatccaccacaagtgcgagcatccgctgaatccgaccaagttatatgta carries:
- the LOC114188032 gene encoding uncharacterized protein LOC114188032, whose amino-acid sequence is MELSEYMKQKKGMVWAKEDDNFEQLLYTYKENAWERILKVNEELAKRDVIFRIGKLWREYRCKLWNEFYDPLLSKNDLIKNIPDCVSMDQWALFVEYHLKPSTMKIETSRNIGRAEMWKITHKRKNDTYVNEEAMEIGEKIYELMLNNPDIASDISPNDPVGLIFGKEHPGQVRGLSHGACPTLAFKQSTTRLNGMNFASCSATSKNTDEKFLMMENELTTLKNQMQTLVAYIASRDDVPDHFAAMVAGLVHTLVNEVPDVGSGAPSPIGIRRSSDTEKTS